In Acidobacteriota bacterium, one DNA window encodes the following:
- a CDS encoding transketolase family protein, translated as MSGSANTMKMAGTRDAFGEAIVELGKENKKIVVIDADLAESTRTHRFKETFPDRFIQLGLHEQDMVSTAAGLAASGLIPFATSFVVFLSGIPWIQIRQSVCLSHHNVKLVASHGGITVGEDGASHQGCEDFALMSVLPHMTVICPADAAETKKAVKAIAEHDGPVYMRLSREKFPVLFDESYHFKIGKARRLQEGEDVSLLGTGLMVYHSLLAAELLKVNGISARVINVSTIKPLDIEEIVKAARETGCIVTAEEHSVIGGLGSLVASRVSKECPVPIEMIGVHDQFGFSGKPEELLAHFHLMPKDIEEAALKVIERKRRR; from the coding sequence ATGAGTGGCAGTGCGAATACGATGAAGATGGCGGGGACGAGGGACGCCTTTGGTGAAGCTATTGTCGAACTGGGGAAGGAAAACAAAAAGATCGTCGTCATCGATGCCGATCTGGCAGAATCGACGAGGACGCACAGGTTTAAAGAGACTTTTCCAGATAGGTTCATACAGCTCGGGCTCCATGAACAGGACATGGTTTCGACGGCTGCCGGGCTGGCAGCTTCGGGGCTGATCCCCTTCGCAACTTCGTTCGTCGTTTTCCTTTCAGGCATTCCATGGATTCAGATCAGGCAATCGGTTTGTCTCTCGCATCATAACGTTAAACTGGTAGCAAGCCATGGAGGGATCACAGTCGGAGAGGATGGCGCCTCTCATCAGGGGTGCGAAGATTTTGCGCTCATGAGCGTGCTTCCCCACATGACCGTCATCTGTCCGGCCGATGCCGCGGAAACAAAGAAGGCGGTGAAGGCAATTGCAGAACATGACGGTCCCGTCTATATGCGCCTCTCAAGGGAGAAGTTTCCGGTCCTCTTCGACGAGAGCTACCACTTCAAGATAGGAAAAGCAAGACGCCTTCAGGAGGGCGAGGATGTTTCACTCCTTGGCACGGGCCTCATGGTATATCACTCACTTCTCGCAGCGGAGCTGTTGAAGGTGAATGGGATCTCCGCCCGGGTCATCAACGTCTCCACCATAAAACCGCTCGATATAGAAGAGATCGTAAAAGCAGCGAGGGAGACTGGATGCATCGTGACCGCAGAAGAACATTCCGTCATCGGCGGTCTTGGAAGCTTGGTGGCCTCCCGCGTGTCGAAGGAATGTCCTGTTCCCATCGAGATGATCGGCGTTCATGATCAGTTTGGCTTTTCGGGTAAGCCGGAGGAGCTATTAGCACATTTTCATCTGATGCCGAAAGATATCGAAGAGGCTGCCCTGAAAGTAATAGAGAGAAAAAGGAGGAGATGA
- a CDS encoding DUF6588 family protein, with product MTLKRSIVWNLALILILGVSSALAGVDIEITEDFTEDGFRKLSEEIGFAISYFPLAPAEGLGVPGVDISIQVRGINITEDSDYWSSATQETDVSSYLIVPALQVRVGLPKQIDIGAFYAMVPDSNVKIQGAEVKWAFLKGGTVTPALAARAAYTRLNGVDHLEMNTKGIDLSISKGFTFFTPYAGAGLLSVRSEAADLPFTPAVPLDESFIMGRYFAGARFTFGIVAIVAEYDRGGGVDSLTAKLSLHF from the coding sequence ATGACCTTGAAAAGATCGATCGTATGGAATCTTGCTCTCATTTTAATTCTTGGTGTTTCGTCCGCACTTGCAGGCGTTGACATCGAGATCACGGAGGATTTCACGGAAGATGGTTTCAGGAAGTTGAGCGAAGAAATAGGATTTGCCATCAGCTACTTCCCCCTTGCTCCTGCAGAGGGTCTCGGCGTTCCCGGCGTCGATATCTCTATTCAAGTCCGCGGGATCAATATCACAGAAGATTCAGATTACTGGAGCTCTGCCACTCAGGAGACGGACGTCTCCTCTTATCTTATAGTGCCGGCTCTGCAGGTCCGCGTTGGTCTGCCGAAGCAGATAGATATTGGCGCATTTTACGCAATGGTTCCGGACAGCAATGTGAAGATTCAGGGGGCGGAAGTGAAATGGGCTTTCCTGAAAGGGGGAACCGTCACTCCGGCACTCGCCGCGAGAGCCGCATACACGAGGTTGAACGGGGTGGATCATCTTGAAATGAACACCAAAGGGATCGATCTCTCCATAAGCAAGGGATTTACCTTCTTCACTCCCTATGCAGGTGCAGGTCTTCTCTCCGTTCGCTCGGAAGCGGCTGATCTTCCGTTCACGCCAGCGGTGCCTCTCGATGAATCGTTCATCATGGGAAGATACTTTGCCGGCGCCAGATTTACGTTTGGGATCGTGGCCATCGTGGCAGAGTATGACAGGGGCGGGGGCGTCGATTCGCTTACGGCTAAACTCTCCCTTCACTTCTGA
- the ftsE gene encoding cell division ATP-binding protein FtsE, producing the protein MISFHHVSKRYGPHIGALNDVTFSVEKGEFVFITGPSGAGKTTLLRLIFRGETPTEGQILVDGKNVTAIPDSRIPYIRRTIGVVFQDFKLIERKDVLDNVSYVLRILGISSKEMRRKAYNALRIVGLNHRLHQYPKMLSGGEQQRVAIARAIANEPMILLADEPTGNLDPDLALEIMQLFKDINARGTTIIVATHDRDLVRRMNKRAILIEKGRILEDRKVAI; encoded by the coding sequence ATGATTAGCTTTCATCATGTTTCCAAGAGATACGGACCACACATCGGCGCGCTCAACGATGTAACCTTCTCCGTGGAGAAAGGGGAGTTCGTCTTCATCACTGGTCCGAGCGGGGCAGGAAAGACGACGCTTCTGCGATTGATCTTCAGAGGGGAAACTCCCACGGAAGGGCAGATCCTGGTTGACGGGAAAAATGTGACCGCCATCCCTGACTCCAGGATCCCGTACATTCGAAGGACCATCGGGGTAGTCTTTCAGGACTTCAAGCTCATCGAAAGAAAGGACGTCCTGGATAATGTCTCCTATGTCTTGAGAATACTGGGGATATCGAGCAAGGAGATGAGGAGGAAGGCTTATAACGCGCTGCGTATCGTCGGGCTCAATCATCGCCTTCATCAGTATCCCAAGATGCTATCGGGCGGGGAACAACAGAGAGTTGCCATAGCGCGGGCCATCGCCAATGAGCCCATGATCCTCCTTGCCGATGAACCGACCGGGAATCTCGATCCAGACCTTGCCCTGGAGATCATGCAGCTATTCAAAGATATCAATGCGCGGGGAACTACGATCATCGTGGCTACGCATGACAGAGACCTGGTCCGGCGGATGAACAAGCGTGCCATTCTGATCGAGAAGGGACGGATCCTCGAGGATAGAAAGGTTGCAATTTGA